In a genomic window of Zerene cesonia ecotype Mississippi chromosome Z, Zerene_cesonia_1.1, whole genome shotgun sequence:
- the LOC119835592 gene encoding ras-specific guanine nucleotide-releasing factor RalGPS1 isoform X2 yields MPRDILSDSLAVLRIVEHEDEEDWSLDEKMSCKQTTKKPLNAATKPQGAAKDDCACYYNYGLGDTTSNRQNDPVYQYKTNSLPATTGISHTWDNLVCSALRISPEDIANQLSLLDLPCFKAIRPEELVTCGWTKLNKATVAPNVVAFTKRFNRVSFWTVQEILNGQSPKSRAETLAHFIKVAKKLYDLNNLHSLFAVISALHSASIYRLSKTWACLSKKDKQQFDKMAELFGEKDNWTALREYMRSIPLPCIPYLGIFLTDLVYIDMAHPAGSPHRATKMAVVLKALERYQSSEYDIAPVAHVANFLNSVRYIEELQKFLEDDQYKLSLKLEPPSPVGSCSGSKESIKEAPGSSPFTLSPSHRQGSGSLRVQGSFTQGKFVPTHRKCRSLGSNPVNFVCLFEGIFGKGHPDDKECKTPAGSVNLLDDTLLESPSSMVDKMSESLPFSDLSTAEAIGCDYQSYVRRKTIVKDGRKISLSSWQRYWLQITANIMIFFASKSFKGTTRSDFSKERCKVLTLHAGWRALWLETEANDAFQLVDQHAHTVYKFKTGSEATARQWVTKINSVTNKMVQPLPANLMSFE; encoded by the exons ATGCCCCGGGATATTTTAAGCGATAGCCTAGCAGTGTTACGTATCGTAGAG caTGAAGATGAAGAAGATTGGTCGCTTGATGAAAAAATGTCTTGTAAACAAACCACAAAGAAACCACTGAATGCAGCAACCAAACCACAGGGAGCTGCTAAGGATGACTGTGCATGTTATTACAACTATGG acTCGGTGACACAACGTCAAACCGACAGAATGACCCGGTATACCAGTACAAGACCAACAGTCTGCCAGCCACAACAGGCATTTCACACACATGGGATAACCTAGTGTGTTCTGCCTTACGGATATCTCCCGAGGATATAGCCAATCAGCTGTCGTTGTTGGACCTCCCATGCTTCAAAGCAATACGGCCGGAGGAGCTGGTTACCTGTGGGTGGACAAAATTGAATAAGGCTACCGTTGCACCTAATGTTGTGGCATTCACGAAAAGGTTTAATAGG gTAAGTTTTTGGACGGTGCAAGAGATATTGAACGGGCAGTCACCGAAATCGAGAGCGGAAACTTTGGCACACTTTATAAAGGTTGCGAAGAAACTGTACGATCTGAACAACTTGCACTCGCTCTTCGCTGTTATATCAGCTCTGCACAGTGCAAGCATCTACAG ACTGTCGAAAACGTGGGCGTGTCTATCGAAAAAGGATAAACAACAGTTCGACAAAATGGCGGAGTTGTTCGGCGAGAAGGATAACTGGACGGCGTTGCGAGAGTACATGAGAAGCATACCCTTACCCTGCATACCTTATTTAG GCATCTTCCTCACGGACTTAGTGTATATAGACATGGCCCATCCCGCGGGTTCGCCGCACCGGGCCACCAAAATGGCGGTGGTGCTGAAGGCCCTGGAGCGATACCAGAGCTCCGAGTACGACATAGCGCCGGTGGCGCACGTCGCCAACTTCCTGAACAGCGTGCGGTACATCGAGGAGCTCCAGAAGTTTCTAGAAGATGACCAGTATAA GTTATCCCTAAAGCTGGAGCCGCCTTCCCCGGTGGGCAGTTGTTCAGGGTCAAAGGAGTCCATCAAGGAGGCGCCTGGGTCCAGCCCCTTCACGTTGTCTCCCTCCCACCGGCAGGGATCCGGTTCCCTGCGGGTCCAAGGATCCTTCACGCAGGGCAAGTTCGTGCCGACGCACAGGAAGTGCAGATCGTTAGGATCCAA TCCCGTcaattttgtgtgtttgttcgaAGG TATATTCGGTAAAGGCCACCCGGACGACAAGGAGTGCAAGACGCCGGCCGGCTCGGTGAATTTGCTCGACGATACTCTGCTGGAGTCCCCTAGCTCAATGGTCGATAAGATGTCCGAATCGCTGCCCTTCAG CGATCTGTCAACGGCGGAGGCAATAGGTTGCGACTACCAGAGCTACGTGCGACGAAAAACAATAGTGAAGGATGGAAGAAAAATCTCACTCTCTTCTTGGCAGCGCTATTGGCTGCAGATCACGGCCAATATCATGATCTTCTTCGCGTCTAAGTCGTTTAAAGg AACAACACGGAGCGACTTCAGCAAGGAGAGGTGCAAAGTGCTGACGCTGCACGCGGGCTGGCGGGCGCTCTGGTTGGAGACGGAGGCCAACGACGCGTTCCAATTGGTCGATCAGCATGCGCACACGGTTTATAAGTTCAA GACCGGTTCGGAGGCGACCGCGAGACAGTGGGTGACGAAAATAAACAGCGTCACGAACAAAATGGTGCAACCGCTTCCAGCGAATCTCATGTCTTTCGAGTAg
- the LOC119835592 gene encoding ras-specific guanine nucleotide-releasing factor RalGPS1 isoform X1, producing the protein MPRDILSDSLAVLRIVEHEDEEDWSLDEKMSCKQTTKKPLNAATKPQGAAKDDCACYYNYGLGDTTSNRQNDPVYQYKTNSLPATTGISHTWDNLVCSALRISPEDIANQLSLLDLPCFKAIRPEELVTCGWTKLNKATVAPNVVAFTKRFNRVSFWTVQEILNGQSPKSRAETLAHFIKVAKKLYDLNNLHSLFAVISALHSASIYRLSKTWACLSKKDKQQFDKMAELFGEKDNWTALREYMRSIPLPCIPYLGIFLTDLVYIDMAHPAGSPHRATKMAVVLKALERYQSSEYDIAPVAHVANFLNSVRYIEELQKFLEDDQYKLSLKLEPPSPVGSCSGSKESIKEAPGSSPFTLSPSHRQGSGSLRVQGSFTQGKFVPTHRKCRSLGSKFRSASLPRNFHKVNFGVGIFGKGHPDDKECKTPAGSVNLLDDTLLESPSSMVDKMSESLPFSDLSTAEAIGCDYQSYVRRKTIVKDGRKISLSSWQRYWLQITANIMIFFASKSFKGTTRSDFSKERCKVLTLHAGWRALWLETEANDAFQLVDQHAHTVYKFKTGSEATARQWVTKINSVTNKMVQPLPANLMSFE; encoded by the exons ATGCCCCGGGATATTTTAAGCGATAGCCTAGCAGTGTTACGTATCGTAGAG caTGAAGATGAAGAAGATTGGTCGCTTGATGAAAAAATGTCTTGTAAACAAACCACAAAGAAACCACTGAATGCAGCAACCAAACCACAGGGAGCTGCTAAGGATGACTGTGCATGTTATTACAACTATGG acTCGGTGACACAACGTCAAACCGACAGAATGACCCGGTATACCAGTACAAGACCAACAGTCTGCCAGCCACAACAGGCATTTCACACACATGGGATAACCTAGTGTGTTCTGCCTTACGGATATCTCCCGAGGATATAGCCAATCAGCTGTCGTTGTTGGACCTCCCATGCTTCAAAGCAATACGGCCGGAGGAGCTGGTTACCTGTGGGTGGACAAAATTGAATAAGGCTACCGTTGCACCTAATGTTGTGGCATTCACGAAAAGGTTTAATAGG gTAAGTTTTTGGACGGTGCAAGAGATATTGAACGGGCAGTCACCGAAATCGAGAGCGGAAACTTTGGCACACTTTATAAAGGTTGCGAAGAAACTGTACGATCTGAACAACTTGCACTCGCTCTTCGCTGTTATATCAGCTCTGCACAGTGCAAGCATCTACAG ACTGTCGAAAACGTGGGCGTGTCTATCGAAAAAGGATAAACAACAGTTCGACAAAATGGCGGAGTTGTTCGGCGAGAAGGATAACTGGACGGCGTTGCGAGAGTACATGAGAAGCATACCCTTACCCTGCATACCTTATTTAG GCATCTTCCTCACGGACTTAGTGTATATAGACATGGCCCATCCCGCGGGTTCGCCGCACCGGGCCACCAAAATGGCGGTGGTGCTGAAGGCCCTGGAGCGATACCAGAGCTCCGAGTACGACATAGCGCCGGTGGCGCACGTCGCCAACTTCCTGAACAGCGTGCGGTACATCGAGGAGCTCCAGAAGTTTCTAGAAGATGACCAGTATAA GTTATCCCTAAAGCTGGAGCCGCCTTCCCCGGTGGGCAGTTGTTCAGGGTCAAAGGAGTCCATCAAGGAGGCGCCTGGGTCCAGCCCCTTCACGTTGTCTCCCTCCCACCGGCAGGGATCCGGTTCCCTGCGGGTCCAAGGATCCTTCACGCAGGGCAAGTTCGTGCCGACGCACAGGAAGTGCAGATCGTTAGGATCCAA GTTTCGAAGTGCGAGCTTGCCAAGAAATTTTCACAAGGTCAATTTCGGTGTTGG TATATTCGGTAAAGGCCACCCGGACGACAAGGAGTGCAAGACGCCGGCCGGCTCGGTGAATTTGCTCGACGATACTCTGCTGGAGTCCCCTAGCTCAATGGTCGATAAGATGTCCGAATCGCTGCCCTTCAG CGATCTGTCAACGGCGGAGGCAATAGGTTGCGACTACCAGAGCTACGTGCGACGAAAAACAATAGTGAAGGATGGAAGAAAAATCTCACTCTCTTCTTGGCAGCGCTATTGGCTGCAGATCACGGCCAATATCATGATCTTCTTCGCGTCTAAGTCGTTTAAAGg AACAACACGGAGCGACTTCAGCAAGGAGAGGTGCAAAGTGCTGACGCTGCACGCGGGCTGGCGGGCGCTCTGGTTGGAGACGGAGGCCAACGACGCGTTCCAATTGGTCGATCAGCATGCGCACACGGTTTATAAGTTCAA GACCGGTTCGGAGGCGACCGCGAGACAGTGGGTGACGAAAATAAACAGCGTCACGAACAAAATGGTGCAACCGCTTCCAGCGAATCTCATGTCTTTCGAGTAg
- the LOC119835592 gene encoding ras-specific guanine nucleotide-releasing factor RalGPS1 isoform X3, whose amino-acid sequence MPRDILSDSLAVLRIVEHEDEEDWSLDEKMSCKQTTKKPLNAATKPQGAAKDDCACYYNYGLGDTTSNRQNDPVYQYKTNSLPATTGISHTWDNLVCSALRISPEDIANQLSLLDLPCFKAIRPEELVTCGWTKLNKATVAPNVVAFTKRFNRVSFWTVQEILNGQSPKSRAETLAHFIKVAKKLYDLNNLHSLFAVISALHSASIYRLSKTWACLSKKDKQQFDKMAELFGEKDNWTALREYMRSIPLPCIPYLGIFLTDLVYIDMAHPAGSPHRATKMAVVLKALERYQSSEYDIAPVAHVANFLNSVRYIEELQKFLEDDQYKLSLKLEPPSPVGSCSGSKESIKEAPGSSPFTLSPSHRQGSGSLRVQGSFTQGKFVPTHRKCRSLGSNIFGKGHPDDKECKTPAGSVNLLDDTLLESPSSMVDKMSESLPFSDLSTAEAIGCDYQSYVRRKTIVKDGRKISLSSWQRYWLQITANIMIFFASKSFKGTTRSDFSKERCKVLTLHAGWRALWLETEANDAFQLVDQHAHTVYKFKTGSEATARQWVTKINSVTNKMVQPLPANLMSFE is encoded by the exons ATGCCCCGGGATATTTTAAGCGATAGCCTAGCAGTGTTACGTATCGTAGAG caTGAAGATGAAGAAGATTGGTCGCTTGATGAAAAAATGTCTTGTAAACAAACCACAAAGAAACCACTGAATGCAGCAACCAAACCACAGGGAGCTGCTAAGGATGACTGTGCATGTTATTACAACTATGG acTCGGTGACACAACGTCAAACCGACAGAATGACCCGGTATACCAGTACAAGACCAACAGTCTGCCAGCCACAACAGGCATTTCACACACATGGGATAACCTAGTGTGTTCTGCCTTACGGATATCTCCCGAGGATATAGCCAATCAGCTGTCGTTGTTGGACCTCCCATGCTTCAAAGCAATACGGCCGGAGGAGCTGGTTACCTGTGGGTGGACAAAATTGAATAAGGCTACCGTTGCACCTAATGTTGTGGCATTCACGAAAAGGTTTAATAGG gTAAGTTTTTGGACGGTGCAAGAGATATTGAACGGGCAGTCACCGAAATCGAGAGCGGAAACTTTGGCACACTTTATAAAGGTTGCGAAGAAACTGTACGATCTGAACAACTTGCACTCGCTCTTCGCTGTTATATCAGCTCTGCACAGTGCAAGCATCTACAG ACTGTCGAAAACGTGGGCGTGTCTATCGAAAAAGGATAAACAACAGTTCGACAAAATGGCGGAGTTGTTCGGCGAGAAGGATAACTGGACGGCGTTGCGAGAGTACATGAGAAGCATACCCTTACCCTGCATACCTTATTTAG GCATCTTCCTCACGGACTTAGTGTATATAGACATGGCCCATCCCGCGGGTTCGCCGCACCGGGCCACCAAAATGGCGGTGGTGCTGAAGGCCCTGGAGCGATACCAGAGCTCCGAGTACGACATAGCGCCGGTGGCGCACGTCGCCAACTTCCTGAACAGCGTGCGGTACATCGAGGAGCTCCAGAAGTTTCTAGAAGATGACCAGTATAA GTTATCCCTAAAGCTGGAGCCGCCTTCCCCGGTGGGCAGTTGTTCAGGGTCAAAGGAGTCCATCAAGGAGGCGCCTGGGTCCAGCCCCTTCACGTTGTCTCCCTCCCACCGGCAGGGATCCGGTTCCCTGCGGGTCCAAGGATCCTTCACGCAGGGCAAGTTCGTGCCGACGCACAGGAAGTGCAGATCGTTAGGATCCAA TATATTCGGTAAAGGCCACCCGGACGACAAGGAGTGCAAGACGCCGGCCGGCTCGGTGAATTTGCTCGACGATACTCTGCTGGAGTCCCCTAGCTCAATGGTCGATAAGATGTCCGAATCGCTGCCCTTCAG CGATCTGTCAACGGCGGAGGCAATAGGTTGCGACTACCAGAGCTACGTGCGACGAAAAACAATAGTGAAGGATGGAAGAAAAATCTCACTCTCTTCTTGGCAGCGCTATTGGCTGCAGATCACGGCCAATATCATGATCTTCTTCGCGTCTAAGTCGTTTAAAGg AACAACACGGAGCGACTTCAGCAAGGAGAGGTGCAAAGTGCTGACGCTGCACGCGGGCTGGCGGGCGCTCTGGTTGGAGACGGAGGCCAACGACGCGTTCCAATTGGTCGATCAGCATGCGCACACGGTTTATAAGTTCAA GACCGGTTCGGAGGCGACCGCGAGACAGTGGGTGACGAAAATAAACAGCGTCACGAACAAAATGGTGCAACCGCTTCCAGCGAATCTCATGTCTTTCGAGTAg